In Plasmodium reichenowi strain SY57 chromosome 5, whole genome shotgun sequence, the following proteins share a genomic window:
- a CDS encoding hypothetical protein (conserved Plasmodium protein, unknown function) — protein MINFINIYVIIIILCYFVEKNATIKIRRINDYLNFIQPNIFRNITKYDLSTPFNVIREKKGRNEFPLVNNVDISVSDINEKALYDEDTKTDDLKKIINKKDLKNYDNINDNINDNINNNINEIDNINKVDHMNYILNDHNLSTKHSYDNNTNDDEKYLNGEILNEEEINEHMKFQQWSDRFILSKDEEYYYDIQNECVNTKYYDKINQVNDNIYKEENIMEDSSIQLMPFCNRKEKEKMCQPLTKHINEKLSYDFYTNNTSDNVNKKENHLSPKECNNNNNNNIFNNSNEKENSLKKLFHQKKTTTLNEEEINNLSIVDMTKRTNMILPLRSLLMSIYIGKEAFNDFLQKGMNSIELSLQKYLHDHYEHNFERSIDDKVFLMFILKYIKKYILHIIYKTFQIKLQNEIDIDGDTNILSNNKKLINNELYLELNSEYEEIVNILVHFIEKLKEKYEINEEGIMNYLIKKNTIITYSTPYTFQNNEETEKHIKNIWTFFNFKIFNNKLPSFDFINFYWIYGKVDKLLNIPNMKTYKIVNQNFINLPHILLCAPLKNSPLLINYTILKIMYEYYNLLDIDNNILPFKDVKNYQISKKFDDTKQKIIKFVHGISGLLENIDFNFYTPYIGDLNLTNKESAQFFSYLKNIVGDQYKLSYQMEYNDELSQYNKQEIMSEDISHGEYNNNNNNNNDNNKQTKLNHTEKDLATKINDIDKKDNVVSNSEKNISQYDVTQNNISTNMELQNNILENDEDDLVFLILKSKVTNDINKAINMVTEVYKKRNLNNIWGNTSYGILKNEDGQEYLSNKQESTNKNMKKKTNVTLLDNDKNDTNKLQRFRIPLNEFASSLFLCDVNNSTKYLTQGLEKLKELKEYDLTFVHNALSYTCLKFLHDCGNENEDVDSLLKKYEKNEKVETTNNIMTLQMMVVIGELFRNIRKLRTKEKYFFKPIIQTDIITDLYKDKSIYDEHMDIENMKYVINNLKIKYPLQNNITLNDQNREEIAYYFLNYYTKHIFRFDLPNNIVIKFVDNILGLTYYDYNYDYLTNDNIIYINKNITNSLILSRVLLDECLNIYEKYTTYVHKYGGNSDSETIEKAKKRGEEEMKEKQKRKDEKEEIIEELNDNNDENNDTNVNMNEDDEYKNATDYTEEDINVDSINLNNIRDVSNTDDSLIGEQKIPKKNYDEQNKMKSNEYMKILDDMKKKKENDMKEQEKEPIIDDENVDIFNYVKINRMRQFIRFIIEYNNWPFFLDDTINMENYLNSEELSLWRKEKKLINNNSLNNFYINMQKVQFLNNNRIMEIIQNSIKKEDCAHIWEQKKIPIKHIAAALYTNNYMNLYKIFQKGINVLLTLNMDEINYIMNKCKYACEIIYYKRLEQIKSSSHNLLFTMYNENVSSIEYYFDKLKEKIILISLIKNKDIFQTLIGLISSILPNSSRGGYNDIINNNIDNNSNNNNKNNNNNNNNNNNNDNKDDGVHVDNMNPNMIKGIHKNPSTNKNTPYGSSLQKGKNQNIYELLFLYDKEKKKCGTTTFLNRKNVTHNLFQLFNKDIFNNKLTNVQIEFVKDDQMLSSHINYINSFQNSKIFINDNIYSVNILANVLLKEMAEIYYFYNETKIEKENKLYLKNEYRSKYLPVIYKYSKPVLNFEDTEMFDFDEKDMTNGDKKNKMENTMVPVSVNNITDDGNNTYNSDSNINNRDNKLNCCNNISSGNDNENKQNENLIKDMSHMTETEKNQEREKLEREKDKYDIQQLIKKIALYDHDEMFKEILEFRKVKYNDNVEIQKCLEEYLFTYDKINAIKYGSSNEENNNESSNKDDNNNNNNNENTKMKNDDFELVFGPNDIKTFYLSYMYKYIQYVLKKREYPIYFNYVNEEWINNLTELENQKILDYSTRHNTGHLYDLLINSKACSTKRALDILNVSLQKNEDEELKETTLASSEDNNAIQNFDEYVLWFNNNKKKTFADINEKNILNTVNNTSTNVEDEVRDVIKEYNEINKTEINKDIDPNSITIDNLKDLVKKHNISKEDIQAALSQLDIPSDFDINSLF, from the coding sequence atgataaattttataaacatttatgtaataattattattttatgttattttgTTGAAAAAAATGCTACCATAAAAATTAGAAGAATTAACGActatttaaattttatacaGCCCAACATTTTTAgaaatattacaaaatatgATTTAAGTACACCCTTTAATGTAATACGAGAAAAAAAGGGGAGGAATGAATTTCCTCTTGTGAATAATGTAGACATAAGTGTGTCCGATATTAATGAAAAGGCATTATATGATGAGGACACCAAAACAGATgacttaaaaaaaataataaataaaaaagatttGAAGAATTATGATAACATAAATGATAAcataaatgataatataaataataacataaatgAAATTGATAACATAAATAAGGTTGACcatatgaattatattcTGAATGATCATAATTTATCAACAAAGCACAgttatgataataatacgaatgatgatgaaaaataCCTAAATGgagaaatattaaatgaagaGGAAATTAATGAACATATGAAATTTCAGCAATGGAGTGACagatttatattatcaaaagacgaagaatattattatgatatacaaaatgaatgtgtaaatacaaaatattatgacaaaataaatcaagtaaatgataatatttataaggaagaaaatataatggAAGATTCATCTATACAGTTAATGCCCTTTTGTAATCGAAAagagaaagaaaaaatgtGTCAACCCTTGacaaaacatataaatgaaaaattgAGTTATGATTTCTATACAAATAACACGAGTgataatgtaaataaaaaagaaaatcaTTTATCACCAAAAgaatgtaataataataataataataatatatttaataattctaatgaaaaagaaaactCTTTGAAAAAACTTTTTcatcaaaaaaaaaccaCGACATTAAACGAAgaagaaattaataatttgtCAATTGTCGATATGACAAAAAGAACTAATATGATACTACCCTTGAGGAGCTTACTAATGTCAATTTATATTGGAAAAGAAGCTTTTAATGATTTTTTACAGAAAGGTATGAATTCTATTGAATTAAGTctacaaaaatatttacacGATCATTATGAACATAATTTTGAAAGAAGTATAGATGATAAGGTTTTTCtaatgtttatattaaaatatataaaaaaatatattttacatataatatataaaacatttcAAATTAAGCTACAAAATGAAATAGATATAGATGGTGATACAAACATattatcaaataataaaaagcTTATAAACAATGAATTATACTTAGAATTAAATAGTGAATATGAAGAAATTGTAAATATACTTGTACATTTtattgaaaaattaaaagaaaaatatgaaattaatgaagaaggaattatgaattatttaataaaaaaaaatactattattacatatagTACTCCATATACAtttcaaaataatgaagaaacagaaaaacatataaaaaatatctggacattttttaattttaaaatttttaataacaaattaccatcatttgattttattaatttttattggATATATGGAAAAGtagataaattattaaatatacctaatatgaaaacatataaaattgttaaccaaaattttataaacttgccacatattttattatgtgcacctttaaaaaattcacctttattaataaattatactatcttaaaaattatgtatgaatattataatttattagatattgataataatatattaccTTTCAAAGATGTTAAAAATTATCAAATCTCAAAAAAATTTGATGATAcgaaacaaaaaattataaaatttgtTCATGGAATATCAGGATTATTAGAAAATATAGATTTTAATTTCTACACTCCGTATATAGGAGATTTAAATTTGACAAATAAAGAATCTGCtcaatttttttcttatttaaaaaatatagtaGGAGATCAATATAAATTATCTTATCAAATGgaatataatgatgaactctcacaatataataaacaagAAATTATGTCTGAAGACATATCACATGgtgaatataataataataataataataataatgataataataaacaaacCAAATTGAATCATACAGAAAAAGATCTAGcaacaaaaataaatgatatagaTAAAAAGGATAATGTGGTATCTAATTCAGAAAAGAATATCTCCCAATATGATGTAacacaaaataatatatctacTAACATGGAATTACAAAATAACATTTTAGAAAACGATGAAGACGATCTTGTTTTCCTTATACTAAAATCCAAGGTCACAAACGATATTAATAAAGCTATCAATATGGTCACAGAAGtttacaaaaaaagaaaccTTAATAATATTTGGGGTAACACATCATATGGAATATTAAAAAACGAAGATGGACAAGAATACCTATCAAACAAACAAGAAtcaacaaataaaaatatgaaaaaaaaaacaaatgttacattattagataatgataaaaatgatacaAACAAATTGCAACGTTTCAGAATCCCTCTAAACGAATTTGCTTCATCACTTTTTTTATGTGATGTAAACAATTctacaaaatatttaacaCAGGGCttagaaaaattaaaagaattaaaagaatatgaTTTGACATTTGTGCATAATGCACTTTCATATACGTGTTTGAAATTTCTTCATGATTGTGGTAATGAAAATGAGGATGTAGATAGtttgttaaaaaaatatgaaaaaaatgaaaaagtGGAAACAAccaataatattatgacATTACAAATGATGGTAGTAATTGGTGAGTTATTTAGAAATATAAGGAAGTTAAgaacaaaagaaaaatatttctttaaacCTATTATACAAACAGACATTATAACagatttatataaagataaaagtatatatgATGAACATATggatatagaaaatatgaaatacgttataaataatttaaaaattaaatatcctttacaaaataatataacattgAATGATCAAAATCGGGAAGAAATTGCATACtactttttaaattattatacaaaacatatttttagaTTTGATTTACCAAATAATATTGTCATCAAATTTGTAGATAATATTTTAGGATTAAcatattatgattataattatgattatCTAACCAATGataacattatatatataaataaaaatattactaATTCGTTAATATTGTCAAGGGTATTATTAGATGAAtgtttaaatatttatgagAAATATACTACCTATGTGCATAAGTATGGTGGAAATAGTGATAGTGAAACCATAGAAAAGGCCAAAAAGAGGGGAGAAGAAGAAATGAAggaaaaacaaaaaagaaaagatgaaaaagaagaaataatagaagaattaaatgataataatgatgaaaataacGATACTAATGTTAATATGaatgaagatgatgaatataaaaatgcAACTGATTATACAGAAGAAGATATAAATGTGGATAGTATAAATTTGAATAACATTAGAGATGTAAGCAACACGGATGATAGTTTAATCGGAGAACAAAAGataccaaaaaaaaattatgatgaacaaaataaaatgaaatctaatgaatatatgaaaattcttgatgatatgaaaaaaaaaaaagaaaatgatatgAAAGAACAAGAAAAAGAACCAATAAttgatgatgaaaatgtagatatatttaattatgtCAAAATTAATCGTATGAGACAATTTATTCGTTTTATtattgaatataataattggCCTTTCTTTTTAGATGATACAataaatatggaaaatTATCTAAACTCAGAAGAATTATCCTTATGgagaaaagaaaaaaaacttataaataataatagcttaaataatttttatattaatatgcAAAAGGTTCAATtcttaaataataatagaatTATGGAAATCATACAAAAtagtataaaaaaagaggATTGCGCACATATTTGggaacaaaaaaaaataccTATAAAACATATAGCCGCAGctttatatacaaataattatatgaatttatataaaatatttcaaaaaggtattaatgtattattaaCTTTAAATATGgatgaaataaattatataatgaataaatgtaaatatgcatgtgaaattatttattataaaagattagaacaaataaaatCCTCTAGtcataatttattatttacaatGTATAACGAGAATGTTAGTTCTAtagaatattattttgataaattaaaggaaaaaattattttaattagTTTAATCAAAAATAAGGATATATTTCAAACGCTTATAGGTTTAATATCTTCTATACTTCCCAATTCATCTAGAGGTGGTTACAAcgatataataaataataatatagacAACAACAgcaacaacaacaacaaaaacaacaacaacaataataataataataataataatgataataaagatGATGGTGTACATGTTGATAATATGAATCCTAATATGATAAAAGGTATTCATAAAAATCCCTCAACGAACAAAAATACACCATACGGTTCATCATTacaaaaaggaaaaaaccaaaatatatatgaattactatttttatacgataaggaaaaaaaaaaatgtggTACAACGACATTCttaaatagaaaaaatgtTACACATAATTTATTTCAGCTATTCAATAAAgacatatttaataataaactTACCAATGTTCAAATTGAATTTGTAAAGGATGATCAGATGTTATCAAGtcatattaattatattaactCTTTTCAAAATTCTAAGATTTttattaatgataatatttattctgTTAATATATTAGCAAATGTGTTGTTAAAAGAAATGGctgaaatatattatttctataaTGAAACTAAAAtagaaaaggaaaataagCTATACcttaaaaatgaatatagAAGTAAATATTTACcagtaatatataaatattctaAACCTGTTTTAAATTTTGAAGATACAGAAATGTTTGATTTTGATGAAAAGGACATGACAAATGgagataaaaaaaataaaatggaGAATACGATGGTTCCAGTAAgtgttaataatataaccgatgatggtaataatacatataatagtgatagtaatataaacaatagagataacaaattaaattgttgtaataatatttcatcaGGTAATGATAACGAAAAcaaacaaaatgaaaatcTCATAAAAGACATGTCACATATGACAGAAACAGAAAAGAACCAAGAAAGAGAAAAACTTGAAAGagaaaaagataaatatgatatacAACAACtgataaagaaaattgCACTTTATGATCATGATGAAATGTTTAAGGAAATATTGGAATTTCGTAAAGtgaaatataatgataatgtggaaattcaaaaatgtttagaagaatatttatttacatatgACAAAATAAATGCAATAAAATATGGTTCATctaatgaagaaaataataatgaaagctcaaataaagatgataataataataataataataatgaaaacacaaaaatgaaaaatgatGATTTTGAATTAGTTTTTGGACCTAATGATATTAAAACGTTTTATTTGAGTTacatgtataaatatatacaatatgttttaaaaaaaagagaatatcctatatattttaattatgtAAATGAAGAATGGATAAATAACCTTACGGAATTAgaaaatcaaaaaatattagaTTATTCAACTAGACATAATACAGGACATTTATATGATCTTTTAATTAATAGTAAAGCATGCTCTACAAAAAGAGCTctagatatattaaatgtcagtttacaaaaaaatgaagatgaagaattaaaagaaaCTACCCTCGCAAGTAGTGAGGATAATAATGCTATACAAAATTTTGACGAATATGTATTATGgtttaataataataaaaaaaaaactttcgcagatataaatgaaaaaaatatattaaatacaGTTAATAATACTTCAACAAATGTAGAGGACGAAGTACGAGATGTTATAAAGGAATATAATGAAATCAATAAAACAGAAATTAATAAGGATATCGATCCGAATAGCATAACTATtgataatttaaaagatCTAGTTAAGaaacataatatatcaaaGGAAGATATACAAGCAGCTTTAAGTCAACTAGACATACCTTCCGATTTTGATATTAATTCGTTATTCTAA
- a CDS encoding adenosylhomocysteinase yields MVENKSKVKDISLAPFGKMQMEISENEMPGLMRIREEYGKDQPLKNAKITGCLHMTVECALLIETLQKLGAQIRWCSCNIYSTADYAAAAVSTLENVTVFAWKNETLEEYWWCVESALTWGDGDDNGPDMIVDDGGDATLLVHKGVEYEKLYEEKNILPDPEKAKNEEERCFLTLLKNSILKNPKKWTNIAKKIIGVSEETTTGVLRLKKMDKQNELLFTAINVNDAVTKQKYDNVYGCRHSLPDGLMRATDFLISGKIVVICGYGDVGKGCASSMKGLGARVYVTEIDPICAIQAVMEGFNVVTLDEIVDKGDFFITCTGNVDVIKLEHLLKMKNNAVVGNIGHFDDEIQVNELFNYKGIHIENVKPQVDRITLPNGNKIIVLARGRLLNLGCATGHPAFVMSFSFCNQTFAQLDLWQNKDTNKYENKVYLLPKHLDEKVALYHLKKLNASLTELDDNQCQFLGVNKSGPFKSNEYRY; encoded by the coding sequence ATGGTTGAAAATAAGAGTAAGGTCAAAGATATCAGTTTGGCCCCCTTTGGAAAAATGCAGATGGAAATTTCTGAAAATGAAATGCCCGGATTAATGAGAATAAGAGAAGAATATGGAAAAGATCAACCACTAAAAAATGCTAAAATTACTGGTTGTTTACATATGACTGTTGAATGTGCTTTATTAATTGAGACTTTACAAAAATTAGGAGCTCAGATTAGGTGGTGCTcatgtaatatttattcaaCAGCTGATTATGCTGCAGCAGCGGTAAGTACATTAGAAAATGTAACGGTTTTTGCTTGGAAAAATGAAACTTTAGAAGAATACTGGTGGTGTGTTGAAAGTGCCCTTACGTGGGGTGATGGAGATGATAATGGTCCAGATATGATTGTAGATGATGGGGGTGATGCAACCTTATTAGTTCATAAAGGTGTTGAgtatgaaaaattatatgaagagaaaaatatattaccTGATCCAGAAAAAgcaaaaaatgaagaagaacGATGTTTTCTAactttattaaaaaattccATATTAAAAAATCCAAAGAAATGGACGAATATTGCAAAGAAAATTATAGGTGTATCTGAAGAAACTACTACAGGAGTATTaagattaaaaaaaatggacaaacaaaatgaattattatttactGCTATTAATGTAAATGATGCTGTCACtaaacaaaaatatgataatgtGTATGGATGTAGACATTCTTTACCTGACGGATTAATGAGAGCTACCgattttttaatatctgGAAAAATCGTTGTCATATGTGGATATGGTGACGTAGGTAAAGGATGTGCTTCTTCTATGAAAGGTTTAGGTGCAAGAGTATATGTAACAGAAATTGATCCCATATGTGCTATACAAGCTGTAATGGAAGGATTTAATGTTGTTACTTTAGATGAAATTGTAGATAAAGGagatttttttattacttgTACAGGTAATGTTGATGTTATTAAATTAGAACACTTActtaaaatgaaaaataatgCTGTTGTTGGAAACATTGGTCATTTTGATGATGAAATACAAGTAAATGAactttttaattataaaggAATACATATAGAAAATGTAAAACCACAGGTTGATAGAATTACTTTACCTAATggaaataaaattattgtTTTAGCTAGAGGGAGATTATTAAATCTAGGATGTGCAACGGGACATCCAGCATTTGTTATGtccttttcattttgtaaTCAAACATTTGCTCAATTAGATTTATGGCAAAACAAGGATACAAacaaatatgaaaataaagTTTATTTGTTACCTAAACATCTGGATGAAAAGGTTGCTCTTTATCATTTGAAAAAATTGAACGCTTCCTTGACAGAATTGGATGACAATCAATGTCAATTTTTGGGAGTCAACAAAAGCGGTCCCTTTAAGAGTAACGAATAcagatattaa